A window of Kribbella sp. NBC_00382 genomic DNA:
GCGGCAGCGGCTTGGGGTCGTGGATCCGCCAGTACTTCCGGAGTCGCGGCACGGCGGCGAAGGCGACGAGCGCCAGCGCCGGCCAGATCACCAGCACCCGCTGCCAGCCGAGCGCGGTGAAGATCGCCCACCCCGCCAGCTGGTACGTCGCCCCGACGGCTGACCCGAGTCCGAAGTCCTCGGCCCAGTTGCCCGTACTCCGCCAGAGCGCGCGCAGGATCAGGATCCCCGGCAACGCGACCGCCAGAGCGAAGTACAGGGTGTACTTCGCGATCGGGCCGACCGGGACGTCGAGGGAGATCAGCGCGAGCACCGCAACGACGTACGGAAGCAACCACGGCAAGAGCCGCGGCAGGAAACGCGTCATCTAGCGGAGACCTCATCAAGGGTCTGATGTCCGGCGTCTTCGAGGCTGTCGTAGCCGACGAGGAACTGCGGGCGACGCTGGCTCGACTGGAACAAGCGGGCGACGTACTCCCCCAGCAACCCAAGGCACAGCAACTGGATCGCGCCGATGATGCTGACGGCCAGCACGGTCGAGGTCCAGCCGGGAACGCTGTTGCCGGACAGCTTGATCACCAGCGCGCCGACCGCGAACAGCCCGGACAGCAACCCACCGAGCAACCCGAACCACGTGGCCAGCCGCAGCGGCGCCGCCGAGAACGCGGTCACACTGTCGAACGCGAGCCGGAACATCTTCGACCAGTTGTACTTCGTGACGCCGGCTGCTCGCTCCGCCCGGACATAGGCAACCTCGGCGCTCGGGAACCCGAGCCACGGGATCACCAACCGGAAGACCCGGCCGTCCTCGGGCAGCGAGTTCACCGCATCGATGACCCGCCGCGAGACGAGCCGGAAGTCTGCCGCGTCGAACGGAATGTCCTTGCCGACCAGGCGACACATCAGCCGGTAATACATCCGAGCCGTCGTCCGCTTCGGCCAGGAGTCGCTCGAGCGATCGGAGCGCACGCCGTACACGACGTCGACATCCTTCTCCCGGGCAGTGGC
This region includes:
- a CDS encoding glycosyltransferase family 2 protein, yielding MPDPELSVVVPMYDEEEVLPIFFERMRPLLDGLGISYEVLVVDDGSRDATASMLLEAAVDWHQLRVVRLLRNSGHQAAQSAGFRRARGKYLVTIDADLQDPPEVIAELLATAREKDVDVVYGVRSDRSSDSWPKRTTARMYYRLMCRLVGKDIPFDAADFRLVSRRVIDAVNSLPEDGRVFRLVIPWLGFPSAEVAYVRAERAAGVTKYNWSKMFRLAFDSVTAFSAAPLRLATWFGLLGGLLSGLFAVGALVIKLSGNSVPGWTSTVLAVSIIGAIQLLCLGLLGEYVARLFQSSQRRPQFLVGYDSLEDAGHQTLDEVSAR